The Algoriphagus sp. TR-M9 genome has a window encoding:
- a CDS encoding prephenate dehydrogenase — translation MKKLHIIGLGLLGGSFALAAKSKFPEISISGTDASEKNLQDALNLGIIQEAKDQPDADVDIVILATPADTLGDLLLKTLDQVGEETLVFDVGSTKAKLCKLVADHPKRKQYLAAHPIAGTEYSGPKAAFADLLTRKVLIICDLEKTDLQLKEKAYELFDALNIKLRFMDPEEHDRHLAFVSHLSHVSSFMLGKTVLQKMEDEKNIFDMAGSGFASTVRLAKSSPAMWAPILTENKDNILSALDGYISNLTAFREKIAANDGAGLSEEMTEINKIREILDLEK, via the coding sequence ATGAAAAAATTACACATCATAGGTTTAGGGCTACTCGGGGGCTCATTTGCTTTGGCGGCTAAATCAAAATTCCCTGAAATCTCTATTTCTGGTACGGATGCAAGCGAAAAAAACCTCCAGGATGCATTAAATCTAGGTATCATTCAGGAAGCAAAGGATCAGCCTGATGCAGATGTAGATATCGTGATCCTGGCCACTCCAGCGGATACATTGGGAGATTTGCTATTGAAAACTCTGGATCAGGTCGGAGAAGAGACCTTAGTTTTTGACGTGGGTTCTACCAAAGCCAAGCTTTGCAAACTAGTGGCAGATCATCCCAAGAGAAAGCAATATCTGGCCGCGCACCCCATAGCCGGGACAGAATATTCCGGTCCCAAAGCAGCCTTCGCGGACTTACTCACCCGCAAAGTCCTGATCATTTGCGACTTAGAAAAAACAGACCTGCAGCTTAAAGAAAAAGCCTATGAACTTTTTGATGCCTTAAATATCAAATTGAGATTCATGGACCCGGAAGAGCATGACCGGCACCTGGCATTTGTATCACATTTGTCCCATGTTTCCTCTTTCATGCTAGGAAAAACTGTTTTGCAGAAGATGGAAGATGAAAAGAATATTTTTGATATGGCAGGTTCAGGTTTTGCTTCCACTGTGCGTTTGGCAAAATCAAGCCCTGCGATGTGGGCTCCCATTTTGACTGAAAACAAGGACAATATCCTTTCTGCCCTGGATGGCTACATATCAAATTTGACAGCATTCCGTGAGAAAATTGCTGCAAATGATGGGGCTGGATTGTCTGAGGAAATGACAGAAATCAACAAGATCAGGGAGATTTTGGATCTGGAAAAATGA
- a CDS encoding bifunctional 3-deoxy-7-phosphoheptulonate synthase/chorismate mutase type II yields MKAHKQIKDWGLGLTGPTIIAGPCSAESPEQIEKICLEMKENNIIPSMFRAGIWKPRTRPGSFEGIGEEGLKWMEIVRHHLNIPITVEVGNAAHAEIALRNNVDVVWVGARTTVNPFAVQEIADALKGTDIPVMVKNPMNPDLDLWMGALERFHAVGLDKLAAIHRGFSDAYDKRFRNKPNWSMPMHLKRVWTGMEVINDPSHIVGKRDGILEISQKAINFGLDGLMIETHHDPDKAWSDAKQQVTPKRLKEIIAAIDFKKPLESEQPSEKLNDLRRAVDHLDDQLLDILQERFAVIDQIGAHKREHHLSVFQSDRWKEVMEGRTAKGVAKNLSEKFMRELLYCIHEESVKRQEKQLREADAVKK; encoded by the coding sequence ATGAAAGCGCACAAACAAATCAAAGACTGGGGCCTCGGCCTGACCGGACCCACCATCATCGCAGGACCTTGCTCTGCAGAATCTCCTGAGCAGATCGAAAAGATCTGTCTGGAAATGAAAGAAAACAACATCATCCCATCCATGTTCCGTGCAGGAATCTGGAAGCCACGCACCAGACCGGGAAGCTTCGAAGGTATAGGTGAGGAAGGCTTAAAGTGGATGGAAATCGTACGTCATCATCTGAACATCCCAATTACCGTGGAGGTAGGCAATGCAGCTCATGCAGAAATCGCCCTTAGAAACAACGTGGACGTGGTTTGGGTGGGTGCCAGAACTACAGTAAACCCTTTCGCCGTACAGGAAATTGCCGATGCGCTGAAAGGAACAGATATCCCTGTAATGGTAAAAAACCCAATGAACCCCGATCTTGACCTTTGGATGGGAGCTTTGGAAAGATTCCACGCAGTAGGTCTGGATAAATTGGCAGCTATTCACAGAGGTTTCTCTGATGCTTACGACAAAAGATTCAGAAACAAGCCAAACTGGTCTATGCCTATGCACCTGAAACGTGTATGGACAGGTATGGAAGTCATCAATGACCCCTCTCATATAGTAGGAAAAAGAGATGGAATCCTTGAAATCTCCCAAAAAGCGATAAACTTCGGACTGGACGGTCTGATGATCGAAACTCACCACGATCCAGACAAAGCTTGGTCTGATGCCAAACAACAAGTGACTCCTAAAAGACTGAAAGAAATCATCGCAGCTATTGACTTCAAGAAGCCTTTGGAATCTGAGCAGCCTAGCGAAAAACTAAACGACCTGAGAAGAGCAGTAGATCATCTGGACGACCAGTTGCTAGACATTCTTCAGGAAAGATTTGCGGTGATCGACCAGATCGGAGCGCATAAAAGAGAGCATCACTTATCCGTATTCCAGTCTGACCGTTGGAAAGAAGTAATGGAAGGCCGTACGGCAAAGGGAGTAGCCAAAAACCTAAGCGAGAAGTTTATGCGCGAATTGCTTTATTGTATACACGAGGAGTCAGTAAAGCGTCAAGAAAAGCAGCTTAGAGAAGCTGATGCAGTTAAAAAATAA
- a CDS encoding 3-phosphoshikimate 1-carboxyvinyltransferase has product MEVIHLAQKSDFAPSHIPLPSSKSESNRVLIIDALTEGKNTLSNLAEARDTQTMISLLKKNPPVFDVLDAGTTMRFLTAYAAITNQNKVMTGTPRMCERPIGILVDALRTVGAEIHYLGAEGYPPMAVHGLTEQKSHQVKIRGDVSSQYISAMLMIAPLLPKGLEIELQGKVGSRSYIEMTLDTMKQFGISYSWEGNKINIPKQAYQPTTFAVESDWSGAGYWFSLLACADSGELFLEGLKENSLQGDSAVVAIMDQLGIKSTFQNGGVLLQKKEVTGLKSWDFTHCPDLAQTIAVTCAILGQDAKFTGLESLKIKETDRIYALQQELAKFNADLKEIEPEVYQVIPSVTMPAEVKIHTYDDHRMAMAFMPLLTKTRVSIEDPAVVNKSYPSFWKHCQLAGISVLNQDI; this is encoded by the coding sequence ATGGAAGTTATTCATCTGGCTCAAAAATCAGATTTCGCTCCTTCACATATACCGCTGCCATCTTCCAAAAGTGAGTCTAACCGTGTGCTGATCATAGATGCGCTGACAGAAGGAAAAAACACCCTGAGCAATCTAGCTGAAGCACGTGATACCCAGACCATGATCAGCCTGCTCAAGAAAAACCCTCCCGTTTTTGACGTATTGGATGCGGGGACGACCATGCGGTTTTTGACGGCTTATGCTGCCATTACCAACCAAAACAAGGTGATGACCGGCACCCCACGTATGTGTGAGCGTCCAATTGGCATATTAGTAGATGCACTGCGGACAGTAGGAGCAGAAATCCACTATTTGGGAGCAGAAGGCTACCCTCCTATGGCTGTACATGGGCTGACTGAGCAGAAAAGCCATCAGGTAAAAATCCGTGGGGATGTGTCCAGCCAGTACATTTCTGCCATGCTGATGATCGCACCCTTGCTACCAAAAGGACTGGAAATCGAACTACAAGGCAAGGTAGGTTCCAGATCATACATAGAAATGACCTTGGACACCATGAAGCAGTTTGGCATCAGCTATTCATGGGAAGGAAATAAAATCAACATACCCAAGCAGGCTTACCAGCCTACTACTTTTGCGGTAGAAAGTGACTGGTCGGGAGCAGGTTACTGGTTTAGTTTACTAGCCTGTGCCGATTCAGGTGAATTGTTTTTAGAGGGGCTAAAGGAAAATAGTTTGCAGGGAGATTCTGCCGTGGTGGCGATCATGGATCAACTAGGCATCAAAAGCACTTTCCAAAACGGTGGAGTTTTACTCCAGAAAAAAGAAGTGACTGGCCTGAAAAGTTGGGACTTCACTCACTGCCCAGATTTGGCACAGACTATCGCCGTGACCTGCGCTATTTTGGGACAAGATGCTAAATTCACGGGACTGGAAAGCCTGAAAATCAAGGAGACTGACCGAATTTACGCACTTCAACAAGAGCTGGCAAAATTCAATGCTGATCTAAAGGAAATCGAGCCCGAAGTCTATCAGGTAATCCCATCTGTCACCATGCCGGCAGAAGTGAAAATCCATACCTATGACGATCACCGCATGGCGATGGCTTTTATGCCTTTGCTGACCAAGACCCGGGTGAGTATAGAAGATCCGGCAGTAGTGAATAAATCATACCCCAGCTTTTGGAAGCATTGCCAACTAGCAGGAATCTCTGTTCTCAATCAGGACATCTAA
- a CDS encoding prephenate dehydratase: MAQVKIAIQGVLGSFHHQVALRNFGDQIEILDFTTFEPVARAVANGEADYAVMAIENSIAGAILPNYDLIDRYGLSIRDEYYLPIGHQFMALPGQSIQEITEVRSHPMALLQCKAFFAQHPHIQLKEDTDTASVARDIANGKWKGVASIASTVAAKIYGMEILAQDIQTVKSNFTRFIILQKDTVRPDQSVNKASIKVTIQNQKGGLAKLLTLIAENGMDLSKIQSIPVIEKPWEYAFFIDLVFGDHSIFSDTIEEIRTSFGEVKIFGEYLSRK; the protein is encoded by the coding sequence ATGGCACAGGTTAAGATTGCAATTCAAGGAGTCCTGGGTTCATTTCATCATCAGGTTGCGCTGCGCAATTTTGGAGATCAAATAGAAATATTAGATTTCACGACTTTCGAACCTGTAGCCAGGGCCGTAGCAAATGGGGAAGCAGATTATGCCGTTATGGCTATTGAGAACTCCATTGCAGGAGCGATTTTACCAAATTATGATTTGATCGATCGCTATGGCCTGAGCATCCGAGATGAGTATTACCTGCCCATAGGACACCAGTTTATGGCTTTGCCCGGGCAAAGCATACAGGAAATCACAGAAGTTCGCTCCCATCCAATGGCATTATTGCAGTGCAAAGCTTTTTTTGCGCAACATCCTCATATCCAACTCAAGGAAGACACCGATACCGCATCTGTTGCCAGAGATATCGCAAATGGGAAGTGGAAAGGTGTGGCGTCAATAGCATCCACCGTCGCGGCGAAGATTTATGGTATGGAAATACTAGCACAGGATATCCAGACGGTAAAAAGTAATTTCACCCGATTTATCATCCTGCAGAAAGACACGGTGAGGCCGGATCAGTCAGTCAACAAAGCATCCATCAAGGTCACCATTCAGAATCAAAAAGGGGGGCTGGCCAAACTCCTGACTTTGATCGCTGAAAACGGCATGGATTTAAGTAAAATCCAATCCATTCCAGTCATAGAAAAACCTTGGGAGTATGCATTTTTCATTGACTTGGTTTTTGGAGATCATTCCATTTTCTCGGATACTATTGAAGAAATTCGGACTAGCTTTGGAGAGGTGAAAATTTTTGGTGAATACCTAAGTAGAAAATAA
- the aroB gene encoding 3-dehydroquinate synthase has protein sequence MNSIIFSENASVDLTAVLSGIKYSSIFILTDENTKEHCLPIVEEVFPSNSIFYSIDPGEKNKTIATCMKIWAAMTEAQLDRKALFLNIGGGVLGDMGGFCASIYKRGIRFINMPTTLLSQVDASVGGKLGVDFEGLKNHLGVFNEPETVIVASQFLKTLPEKEIRSGYAEIIKHGLIRDKQYFESLDFDHWQDSYWAPLIHHSVEIKKSVVEADPKEAGLRKILNFGHTIGHAFETYFLDGPRHLLHGEAIAVGMICEAWLSHKKLDLSMAELKQIQDAFLKVYGKIEIQESDLAPVLDFCLQDKKNEGKELMFSLLSSIGDCTYNIPVTRQEILEAIHYYQNISHT, from the coding sequence GTGAACTCAATAATCTTTTCTGAAAATGCATCTGTAGATTTGACTGCTGTACTCAGCGGAATCAAATATTCCAGCATTTTTATTTTGACAGACGAAAATACTAAGGAACACTGCCTGCCTATTGTAGAAGAGGTTTTTCCATCCAATAGTATTTTTTACAGCATAGACCCTGGAGAAAAAAATAAGACTATCGCCACCTGCATGAAAATCTGGGCTGCCATGACTGAAGCCCAGCTCGATCGGAAAGCACTTTTCCTCAATATTGGAGGAGGAGTTTTGGGTGACATGGGGGGCTTTTGCGCCAGTATTTACAAAAGAGGTATACGTTTTATCAATATGCCTACTACCCTGCTTTCCCAAGTGGACGCTAGCGTAGGTGGGAAACTGGGCGTAGATTTCGAAGGCCTAAAAAATCACTTGGGCGTGTTCAATGAACCTGAAACGGTCATTGTAGCGTCTCAATTCCTGAAAACCTTACCTGAAAAAGAGATCCGGTCTGGCTATGCTGAGATCATCAAGCATGGACTGATCCGTGACAAGCAGTATTTCGAAAGTCTGGATTTCGATCATTGGCAAGATTCCTATTGGGCACCGCTCATCCATCATTCTGTAGAGATCAAAAAATCTGTGGTAGAGGCAGATCCAAAAGAAGCCGGTCTGCGAAAGATCCTGAATTTTGGGCATACCATAGGCCATGCATTCGAAACCTACTTTCTAGATGGTCCCAGACACCTATTACATGGAGAAGCTATCGCAGTAGGAATGATTTGCGAAGCTTGGCTTTCCCATAAAAAACTGGATCTGTCCATGGCTGAACTGAAGCAGATTCAGGATGCTTTCCTGAAAGTTTACGGGAAAATAGAAATCCAGGAAAGCGACTTGGCTCCTGTGTTGGATTTTTGCCTGCAAGACAAAAAAAACGAAGGCAAAGAATTGATGTTTTCCCTGCTGAGTTCCATAGGCGACTGCACCTATAACATACCAGTTACCCGGCAAGAAATCCTCGAAGCCATTCATTATTACCAAAACATTTCTCATACCTAA
- a CDS encoding pyridoxal phosphate-dependent aminotransferase, which produces MKGFADRVSTVEEYYFSAKLREVNQMIAEGKPIINLGIGSPDLAPDKLVTEALKNTADNPQAHGYQSYQGIPELRTAISNFYSRAYGVSLDPSKEILPMMGSKEGIMHLSLTFLNPGDEVLVPNPGYPTYTSVCKLVGAKPIYYSIDLEKAGRPNFEEIENQDLSKVKIMWINYPHMPTGAPGSKTLMQELVTFAKKHEIVLLHDNPYSHILTKEPLSILSIPEAKEVALELNSLSKAFNMPGWRVGMLTGREDWISKVLKVKSNMDSGMFLGIQKGAIAALNLGESWFADIESTYQSRRKLVWKLADKLGLTYDEKAAGLFVWCKVPEGKTADQIVDELLYERYIFITPGKIFGSDGNDYVRFSLCMPEFKILEAINRIK; this is translated from the coding sequence ATGAAAGGTTTTGCAGATCGAGTGAGTACAGTAGAGGAATACTATTTTTCCGCCAAGCTCCGTGAGGTAAATCAAATGATTGCGGAAGGTAAGCCAATCATCAACCTGGGAATCGGAAGTCCGGATCTGGCGCCAGATAAATTGGTGACGGAAGCACTGAAAAATACCGCTGACAATCCTCAGGCCCATGGTTACCAGAGTTACCAGGGCATACCAGAGTTGCGAACAGCCATTTCAAATTTCTACTCCAGAGCATATGGAGTCAGCCTAGACCCAAGCAAGGAAATCCTACCCATGATGGGCTCCAAAGAAGGGATTATGCACCTGAGTTTGACCTTTCTAAATCCTGGAGATGAAGTATTGGTCCCCAATCCTGGATATCCTACCTACACCTCGGTGTGCAAGCTAGTGGGGGCTAAACCAATTTATTATTCCATAGACCTAGAAAAAGCCGGACGGCCAAATTTCGAAGAAATAGAGAATCAAGACCTCAGCAAAGTGAAAATCATGTGGATCAATTATCCGCATATGCCCACCGGCGCTCCAGGCAGCAAAACCCTGATGCAGGAACTGGTTACCTTTGCCAAAAAACATGAAATCGTTTTGCTTCATGATAATCCCTACAGCCATATCCTGACTAAGGAACCTCTGAGCATCCTATCCATTCCCGAAGCCAAGGAGGTTGCGCTTGAATTAAATTCCCTAAGTAAAGCTTTCAATATGCCGGGCTGGCGGGTCGGGATGCTGACAGGAAGAGAAGATTGGATCTCTAAGGTATTAAAAGTGAAAAGCAACATGGATTCCGGAATGTTTCTTGGGATCCAAAAGGGTGCTATAGCAGCATTGAATCTGGGGGAAAGTTGGTTTGCAGACATAGAAAGCACCTACCAAAGCAGGAGAAAACTAGTCTGGAAGTTGGCAGACAAACTGGGACTGACCTACGATGAAAAGGCAGCAGGTCTTTTTGTCTGGTGCAAGGTACCTGAAGGTAAAACTGCTGATCAGATCGTTGACGAGTTACTCTACGAAAGATATATATTTATTACTCCAGGGAAAATCTTTGGTTCGGATGGCAATGATTACGTGAGGTTTTCACTATGCATGCCTGAGTTTAAGATTTTGGAGGCTATCAACCGCATTAAATAA
- a CDS encoding proline dehydrogenase family protein translates to MPAQPNISFENLKVAFASKSDAELKRMHLVFALLNNKTVSDIGISLTHFALKLHLPIKWIMKQTMFGHFCGGETIAESVEDCKGLAEFGIESCLDYSVEGKGDEESFEKTTKEIHQTLVESAKTDYLPFGVLKVTGLGDYHILTKIQAKEKLSDKEEAAFQRCKARVDLLCKAAYDLGLRILIDAEESWFQDVVDALTYEAMEKYNTERCVVYNTFQMYRADMLGRLKEAKVQAAERGYKLGAKLVRGAYMEKERERAHELGYPSPIQPDKAATDRDYNAGVEFCLAHHEQVYLMSGSHNENSNLLVVELMDKFGIDPKSDQVFFGQLYGMSDNISFNLANAGYRVLKYVPYGPVEKVMPYLTRRAAENSSIAGQSSREFELIKREIARRKQNN, encoded by the coding sequence ATGCCTGCCCAACCCAATATTTCTTTTGAAAATTTAAAAGTTGCCTTTGCTTCAAAATCAGATGCGGAGCTAAAGAGGATGCACTTGGTCTTTGCTTTATTGAACAATAAAACTGTCTCAGACATAGGTATAAGCTTGACGCATTTCGCACTGAAACTTCATCTTCCGATCAAGTGGATCATGAAGCAGACGATGTTTGGTCATTTTTGCGGTGGAGAGACCATTGCAGAAAGTGTGGAAGACTGTAAGGGACTGGCTGAGTTTGGGATTGAATCTTGTCTGGACTATTCGGTGGAGGGGAAAGGTGATGAGGAGAGTTTCGAAAAGACCACAAAGGAAATCCATCAGACCTTGGTGGAGTCAGCCAAAACGGACTATTTGCCTTTCGGTGTGCTGAAGGTGACTGGATTAGGTGACTACCATATCCTGACCAAAATCCAGGCTAAAGAAAAATTATCCGATAAGGAGGAGGCAGCATTCCAGCGTTGTAAAGCCAGAGTGGATTTGCTTTGCAAAGCTGCTTATGACCTGGGATTGAGAATCCTGATTGATGCGGAAGAGTCATGGTTTCAGGATGTAGTGGATGCCTTGACATATGAGGCCATGGAAAAGTACAATACCGAACGCTGTGTGGTGTACAATACTTTCCAGATGTACCGGGCAGATATGCTTGGCAGGCTAAAGGAAGCAAAAGTGCAGGCAGCAGAGCGAGGGTATAAATTGGGTGCAAAGCTGGTACGGGGAGCATACATGGAAAAGGAGCGAGAGCGGGCTCATGAGCTAGGCTATCCCAGCCCGATCCAGCCGGATAAAGCTGCTACGGATAGGGATTATAATGCGGGGGTGGAGTTTTGTCTAGCGCATCACGAGCAGGTTTACCTCATGAGTGGCTCACATAATGAGAACAGTAACTTGTTAGTCGTGGAACTGATGGATAAATTTGGCATTGATCCTAAGTCTGACCAGGTTTTCTTTGGGCAGCTTTATGGAATGAGTGATAATATTTCCTTCAATTTGGCCAATGCCGGTTATCGCGTTTTGAAATATGTGCCTTATGGTCCGGTAGAAAAAGTAATGCCATACCTGACCCGAAGAGCGGCTGAAAACTCTAGCATAGCAGGACAGAGCAGTAGGGAGTTTGAACTAATCAAACGGGAAATAGCCAGAAGGAAGCAAAATAATTGA